Proteins co-encoded in one Terriglobales bacterium genomic window:
- a CDS encoding DUF177 domain-containing protein — protein MSRQIKMFITIQALKEQPLDFREEFLPQALDLGPDVEQQTPLTATGRAELVEEHEGRKVIQDIRVVGGFATRIAVKCARCLEPVASDLKNSFDLLYRPRGIERRGPDTSISEAETEISFYSGDGLLLEDVLKEQMLLAVPLKALCRKDCQGLCPVCGGNRNRERCDCAPAVSDARWAALGKIREQLKS, from the coding sequence GTGAGCCGGCAGATCAAGATGTTCATCACTATTCAGGCCTTGAAAGAGCAGCCCCTCGACTTCCGGGAGGAGTTCCTGCCGCAGGCGCTGGATCTGGGTCCCGACGTCGAGCAGCAGACGCCCCTGACCGCCACTGGCCGGGCCGAACTGGTGGAGGAACACGAGGGGCGCAAGGTGATCCAGGACATCCGGGTGGTGGGCGGCTTCGCGACCCGCATCGCGGTGAAATGCGCGCGTTGCCTGGAGCCGGTGGCCAGCGACCTGAAGAACAGCTTCGACCTGCTCTACCGGCCGCGGGGCATCGAGCGGCGCGGGCCGGACACCTCCATCAGCGAGGCGGAAACGGAGATCAGCTTCTACTCCGGCGACGGCTTGCTGCTGGAAGACGTGCTCAAGGAGCAGATGCTGCTGGCGGTGCCGCTGAAGGCGCTGTGCCGGAAGGACTGCCAGGGGCTGTGCCCGGTGTGCGGAGGCAATCGCAACCGCGAGCGCTGTGACTGCGCGCCGGCGGTGAGCGATGCGCGCTGGGCGGCGCTGGGCAAGATCCGGGAGCAGCTGAAGAGCTAG
- the plsX gene encoding phosphate acyltransferase PlsX, translating into MPTVIAVDAMGSDRAPKPEIEGAILAARDYDVRVLLVGDETRLRAFLADHPRAARLPIEIVHASETIGMREPAARAVRTKRDSSMHVGLRLVRTGQAAGFVTAGNTGAAMATAKIVLGTLAGVDRPALAAVFPTATGKAAILLDVGANVDSRPHALAQFAVMGEIYSRHIFGVARPRVGLLSIGEEESKGNELTRHAFTLLKELPLDFVGNVEGRDLYRGAVDVIVCDGFTGNVALKVSEGVADLVRRLLKESLESTVAAKVGFLLARHAFQDFKRRLDYSEYGGAPLLGVKGACIITHGSANNNALKNSIRVAAEFSTRNVMARIEEELSSRRGKARPAAAGKESRERIHS; encoded by the coding sequence ATGCCGACCGTCATAGCCGTGGACGCGATGGGCTCGGACCGGGCCCCCAAGCCCGAGATCGAGGGCGCCATCCTGGCCGCGCGCGACTATGACGTGCGCGTGCTGCTGGTGGGCGACGAGACGCGCCTGCGCGCCTTCCTGGCCGACCATCCCAGAGCCGCGCGCCTGCCCATCGAAATCGTCCACGCCAGCGAAACCATCGGCATGCGGGAGCCGGCGGCGCGCGCGGTGCGCACCAAGCGCGATTCCTCCATGCACGTGGGGCTGCGGCTGGTGCGCACCGGCCAGGCCGCGGGCTTCGTCACCGCCGGCAACACCGGCGCCGCCATGGCCACCGCCAAGATCGTGCTGGGGACCCTGGCCGGGGTGGACCGCCCGGCGCTGGCCGCCGTCTTTCCCACCGCCACCGGCAAGGCCGCCATCCTGCTGGACGTCGGCGCCAACGTGGATTCCCGCCCGCACGCCCTGGCGCAGTTCGCGGTGATGGGCGAGATCTACTCGCGCCACATCTTTGGAGTCGCCCGCCCCCGCGTGGGCCTGCTCTCCATCGGCGAAGAGGAATCCAAGGGCAACGAACTCACGCGCCATGCCTTCACGCTGCTCAAGGAACTGCCACTGGACTTCGTGGGCAACGTCGAGGGGCGCGACCTCTACCGCGGGGCGGTGGACGTCATTGTCTGCGACGGCTTCACCGGGAACGTGGCCCTGAAGGTCTCCGAGGGCGTGGCCGACCTGGTGCGCCGGCTGCTCAAGGAGAGCCTGGAATCCACCGTCGCCGCCAAGGTCGGATTCCTGCTCGCCCGCCACGCCTTCCAGGACTTCAAGAGGCGGCTGGACTACTCCGAATACGGAGGCGCGCCCCTGCTGGGCGTGAAGGGCGCCTGCATCATTACCCACGGTTCGGCGAACAACAACGCGCTGAAGAACTCCATCCGCGTGGCGGCCGAGTTCTCCACCCGCAACGTGATGGCGCGCATCGAGGAAGAACTGTCGTCCAGGCGCGGCAAGGCCCGCCCCGCCGCCGCCGGCAAAGAAAGTCGCGAGCGCATCCACTCCTGA
- the rpmF gene encoding 50S ribosomal protein L32: MANPKRRHSKARTGKRRAHDFLTRLSLSECPNCHESKLPHRVCLKCGYYDGREVVAVKAKK, from the coding sequence ATGGCGAATCCGAAACGCAGACACTCCAAAGCGCGCACCGGCAAGCGGCGCGCACACGACTTCCTCACTCGACTCTCGCTCTCCGAGTGTCCCAACTGTCACGAGAGCAAGCTGCCCCACCGGGTGTGCCTCAAGTGCGGGTACTACGACGGCCGCGAAGTGGTGGCAGTGAAGGCCAAGAAGTAG
- a CDS encoding aldo/keto reductase — translation MSKGFATAEGTARYRDRFPRLREAGHFRRAQGAPGAGELWMSSIGLGTYLGEPDAAGDARYTQAIAHALRSGINLLDTAINYRHQRSERNIGAALAQLFQAGELRRDEVVVCTKAGYLSFDGEMPADPRQYFQREYVEPGLLDPAEVAGGMHCMAPRYLASQIERSRKNLGLETLDVFYVHNPESQFASVEAATFRSRLKEAFVMLEQAVREEKIRYYGAATWGGFRAPAEAADALHLSEVLDAAREAGGDQHHFRFVQLPFNLAMPEGYAFRNQKLGSESASTMTLAAAAGVVVVGSATLSQGQLTRDLPDYVRERLGMATDSESAIQFSRSAPGLTTALVGMSRTEHVEANLKVAAHAVTPPEEWKKLFVK, via the coding sequence ATGTCGAAGGGATTTGCCACGGCCGAAGGTACGGCGCGCTACCGCGACCGCTTCCCCCGCCTGCGGGAAGCCGGACACTTCCGCCGCGCCCAGGGGGCGCCGGGCGCGGGCGAGCTTTGGATGTCGTCCATCGGGCTCGGCACCTACCTGGGGGAGCCGGACGCGGCCGGCGACGCGCGCTACACCCAAGCCATCGCGCACGCGCTGCGCTCCGGCATCAACCTGCTGGATACGGCCATCAACTACCGCCACCAGCGCTCGGAGCGCAACATCGGCGCGGCGCTCGCGCAGCTCTTCCAGGCGGGCGAACTGCGCCGCGACGAAGTGGTGGTGTGCACCAAGGCCGGCTACCTCTCGTTCGACGGCGAGATGCCCGCCGACCCCCGCCAGTATTTCCAGCGTGAGTACGTGGAGCCCGGCCTCCTGGACCCGGCCGAGGTCGCCGGGGGGATGCACTGCATGGCTCCGCGCTATCTCGCCAGCCAGATCGAGCGCAGCCGGAAGAACCTCGGTCTGGAGACGCTCGACGTCTTCTACGTCCACAACCCGGAGTCGCAATTCGCCTCGGTGGAGGCCGCCACGTTCCGCTCGCGGTTGAAGGAAGCTTTTGTGATGCTAGAGCAGGCGGTGCGCGAAGAGAAGATCCGCTACTACGGAGCGGCCACCTGGGGCGGCTTCCGCGCTCCCGCGGAGGCGGCCGATGCCCTCCACCTCTCCGAGGTCTTGGACGCGGCGCGGGAAGCGGGCGGCGACCAGCATCACTTCCGCTTCGTCCAGTTGCCCTTCAATCTGGCCATGCCCGAGGGCTACGCCTTCCGCAACCAGAAGCTGGGAAGCGAGTCGGCCTCCACCATGACGCTGGCCGCGGCCGCGGGCGTGGTGGTGGTGGGCAGCGCCACGCTCTCCCAGGGCCAGCTGACGCGCGACCTGCCCGACTACGTCCGCGAGCGGCTGGGCATGGCGACCGATTCGGAGAGCGCCATCCAGTTCTCGCGCTCGGCGCCCGGGTTGACCACGGCCCTGGTGGGCATGAGCCGCACCGAGCACGTGGAAGCCAACCTGAAGGTGGCAGCCCACGCGGTCACGCCGCCGGAGGAATGGAAGAAGCTGTTCGTGAAGTGA
- a CDS encoding prepilin-type N-terminal cleavage/methylation domain-containing protein, translating into MRKQEGFSLIELLIVVAIILIIAAIAIPNMMRARISANESSAVASLRTINTAETTYIINYPTIGYSDTLLKLAQPQPGNQVSSTSAGLLDWVLGCAAQPCRHSGYDFMVINTAGTPVYNYDLTAIPVVYMQTGIRGFCSNRLSSLSFDPAGGVACAQALQ; encoded by the coding sequence ATGCGCAAACAAGAGGGATTCTCGCTGATCGAGTTGCTGATTGTGGTGGCCATCATCCTGATCATTGCGGCCATCGCCATTCCCAACATGATGAGGGCCCGGATCTCGGCGAATGAGTCCTCGGCGGTCGCCTCCCTGCGGACCATCAACACCGCGGAAACTACCTACATCATCAATTACCCCACCATCGGCTATTCCGACACCCTGCTCAAGCTGGCGCAACCCCAGCCGGGAAACCAGGTTTCCTCGACCTCGGCGGGCCTGTTGGACTGGGTGCTGGGCTGCGCCGCCCAACCTTGCCGCCACAGCGGGTACGATTTCATGGTCATTAACACCGCCGGCACGCCCGTGTACAACTACGACCTAACGGCAATCCCGGTGGTCTACATGCAGACTGGGATCCGTGGCTTCTGTTCCAACCGGCTGAGCTCCCTTTCCTTCGATCCCGCCGGCGGGGTTGCCTGCGCGCAAGCCCTTCAGTAA